One Cervus canadensis isolate Bull #8, Minnesota chromosome 1, ASM1932006v1, whole genome shotgun sequence genomic window carries:
- the LOC122449963 gene encoding elongation factor 1-beta-like — MGFGDLKSPAGLQVLNDYLADKSYIEGYVPSQADVAVFEAVSGPPPADLCHALRWYNHIKSYEKEKASLPGVKKALGKYGPANVEDTTESGATDSKDDDDIDLFGSDDEEESEEAKRLREGCLAQYESKKAKKPALVAKSSILLDVKPWDDETDMAKLEECVRSIQADGLVWGSSKLVPVGYGIKKLQIQCVVEDDKVGTDMLEEQITAFDEYVQSMDVAAFNKI, encoded by the coding sequence ATGGGTTTTGGAGACTTGAAAAGCCCCGCTGGCCTCCAGGTGCTCAACGACTACTTGGCGGACAAGAGTTACATAGAGGGGTATGTGCCATCACAAGCAGATGTGGCAGTATTTGAAGCCGTCTCCGGCCCACCACCTGCCGACTTGTGTCATGCCCTCCGTTGGTATAATCACATCAAATCTTATGAGAAGGAAAAGGCCAGCCTGCCAGGAGTGAAGAAAGCTTTGGGCAAGTATGGTCCTGCTAATGTGGAAGACACCACAGAAAGTGGAGCTACAGATAGTAAAGATGATGATGACATTGATCTCTTTGGATCTGATGATgaggaggaaagtgaagaagCCAAGAGGCTAAGAGAAGGATGCCTTGCCCAGTATGAGTCAAAGAAAGCCAAAAAACCAGCGCTTGTCGCCAAGTCTTCCATCTTATTAGACGTGAAACCTTGGGATGATGAGACCGATATGGCAAAACTAGAGGAGTGCGTCAGAAGCATTCAAGCAGACGGCTTGGTCTGGGGCTCTTCTAAACTAGTTCCAGTTGGGTATGGCATTAAAAAACTTCAAATACAGTGTGTAGTTGAAGACGACAAAGTTGGGACAGACATGCTGGAGGAGCAGATCACTGCTTTCGATGAGTATGTACAGTCTATGGATGTGGCTGCGTTCAACAAGATCTAA